From one Buchnera aphidicola (Cinara strobi) genomic stretch:
- the aceE gene encoding pyruvate dehydrogenase (acetyl-transferring), homodimeric type, protein MSKNIFSDFDPIETAEWIDSINSVVERHGVKRALFLINKLLNTKILKNTNFYRYIVSDYVNTIDVDNEPQYPGNIDLENKICSAVRWNAIMIVLRASKKNLDLGGHISSFQSAAMIYEVCFNHFFRARNEFDGGDLIYFQGHVSPGIYARAFLENRLTEEQIDNFRQEVGGKGLPSYPHPKLMPDFWQFPSVSMGLSAISAIYQAKFLKYLKNRDLKDTSKQTVYVFLGDGEMDEPESKGAITIAAREKLDNLIFVVNCNLQRLDGPVTGNGKIINELSGIFSGAGWHVIKVIWGSQWDYLLERDYGNFLKNLMNETLDGDYQTFKSKNGAYIRKHFFGKYVETKKLVENMTDDDIWKLQRGGHDFKKLYSAFYSAKLIKNKPVVILVHTVKGYGLGNSVEGKNIAHQIKNLDILDIQNLKRELNISLDSESIRKLSYIKFSIDSPEFKYIHNQRRKLKGYVPTRLKRFSGELIIPELHTFHSLLVNQERPISTTIAFVRILNILLKNISLKDRIVPIVADEARTFGMEGLFRQIGIYNHQGQKYTPADQDQLFYYKEDFKGQILQEGINELGAGSSWLAAATSYSVNNFPMIPFYIYYSMFGFQRIGDLLWSCSDQQARGFLIGATSGRSTLNGEGLQHADGHSHILSLTIPNCISYDPTYSYELAVIIQSGLKRMYGVKQENIFYYITTLNENYVMPGMNEKMIEGICKGIYKLETYSGKQGHVQLLGSGSILCCVRKAAEILFSDYNIGSDIYSVTSFTEIARDGQDCVRWNMLHPLKNKKIPYISEVMNNAPAVAATDYMKVFADQIRAYVPSKKFYVLGTDGYGRSDSRAKLRTFFEIDEFYIVSAALHVLVEEGTIDPGVLFTALKNFNIVLDGLNPRFA, encoded by the coding sequence ATGTCAAAAAATATTTTTAGTGATTTTGATCCTATTGAAACTGCTGAATGGATAGATTCTATTAATTCAGTTGTAGAAAGACATGGAGTAAAACGAGCTTTATTTTTAATAAATAAACTTTTAAATACAAAAATTTTAAAAAATACTAACTTTTACCGATATATTGTTTCAGATTATGTTAATACCATTGATGTTGATAATGAACCTCAATATCCAGGAAATATTGATTTAGAAAACAAGATTTGTTCTGCTGTTCGCTGGAATGCAATTATGATAGTTTTACGTGCTTCTAAAAAAAATTTAGATTTAGGTGGTCATATTTCTTCATTTCAATCAGCAGCCATGATATATGAAGTATGTTTTAATCATTTCTTTAGAGCTCGAAATGAATTTGATGGAGGTGATTTAATTTATTTTCAAGGACATGTATCTCCAGGGATTTACGCTCGAGCATTTTTAGAAAACCGTTTAACAGAAGAGCAGATAGATAATTTTAGGCAAGAGGTTGGTGGAAAAGGGCTTCCTTCATATCCTCATCCTAAACTTATGCCAGATTTTTGGCAATTTCCATCTGTTTCTATGGGATTGAGTGCTATTTCAGCAATTTATCAAGCAAAATTTTTAAAATATCTAAAAAATCGGGATTTAAAGGATACTTCTAAGCAAACTGTTTATGTTTTTTTAGGTGACGGAGAAATGGATGAACCTGAATCGAAAGGAGCAATTACTATTGCTGCAAGAGAAAAATTAGATAATTTAATTTTTGTAGTAAATTGTAATTTGCAACGTTTAGATGGACCTGTAACTGGAAATGGAAAGATTATCAATGAATTAAGTGGTATTTTTTCTGGAGCTGGATGGCATGTTATTAAAGTAATTTGGGGTAGTCAATGGGATTATTTGTTAGAACGAGATTATGGTAATTTTTTAAAAAACCTAATGAATGAAACTCTAGATGGAGATTATCAAACTTTTAAATCGAAAAATGGCGCATATATTCGAAAACATTTTTTTGGTAAGTATGTTGAAACAAAAAAACTAGTAGAAAATATGACAGACGATGATATTTGGAAGTTACAAAGAGGTGGTCATGATTTTAAAAAATTATATTCTGCATTTTATTCTGCTAAATTAATAAAGAATAAACCGGTTGTTATATTAGTTCATACAGTTAAGGGTTATGGTTTAGGAAATTCAGTAGAAGGAAAAAATATTGCTCATCAAATAAAAAATTTGGATATTTTAGATATTCAAAACTTGAAAAGAGAATTAAATATATCATTAGATTCAGAATCCATAAGAAAATTATCATATATAAAATTTTCCATTGATTCCCCAGAATTTAAGTATATTCACAATCAAAGAAGAAAATTGAAAGGTTATGTGCCAACGCGTTTAAAAAGATTTTCTGGTGAATTAATTATTCCAGAGTTACATACATTTCATTCATTACTAGTTAATCAAGAAAGACCTATTTCTACTACTATAGCTTTTGTTCGTATACTAAATATTTTATTAAAAAATATTTCTTTAAAGGATCGTATAGTACCTATTGTAGCAGATGAAGCACGTACTTTTGGGATGGAAGGTTTATTTCGTCAAATAGGTATATATAATCATCAAGGTCAAAAATATACTCCAGCTGATCAGGATCAGTTGTTTTATTATAAAGAAGATTTTAAAGGTCAAATTTTACAAGAGGGAATTAATGAGTTAGGCGCTGGTTCATCTTGGTTAGCTGCTGCTACATCTTATAGTGTTAATAACTTTCCTATGATACCTTTTTATATTTATTATTCTATGTTTGGTTTTCAGAGAATTGGCGATTTATTGTGGTCTTGCAGTGATCAACAGGCAAGAGGTTTTTTAATTGGCGCTACTTCAGGTAGAAGTACTTTAAATGGAGAAGGATTACAACATGCTGATGGACATAGTCATATTTTATCTTTAACGATTCCTAACTGTATTTCTTACGATCCTACTTATAGTTATGAGTTAGCTGTAATTATTCAATCTGGTTTAAAGCGTATGTATGGAGTTAAGCAAGAAAATATTTTTTATTACATTACTACATTAAATGAAAATTATGTTATGCCTGGAATGAATGAAAAAATGATAGAAGGGATTTGTAAGGGAATATATAAGTTAGAGACTTATTCTGGAAAACAAGGTCATGTACAGTTATTAGGATCAGGATCCATCTTATGCTGCGTTAGAAAAGCAGCTGAAATTCTATTTTCAGATTATAATATCGGTTCAGATATATATAGTGTTACATCATTTACAGAAATTGCTCGTGATGGTCAAGATTGTGTTAGATGGAATATGCTACATCCTTTAAAAAATAAAAAAATACCATATATCTCTGAAGTTATGAATAATGCTCCAGCAGTAGCTGCTACAGATTATATGAAAGTTTTTGCAGATCAAATTAGAGCTTATGTTCCATCTAAGAAATTTTATGTGTTAGGGACAGACGGTTATGGTAGATCTGATAGCCGCGCGAAATTGCGTACGTTTTTTGAAATAGATGAATTTTATATTGTAAGCGCGGCGTTACATGTATTAGTTGAAGAAGGGACAATAGATCCCGGAGTACTTTTTACTGCTTTAAAGAATTTTAATATTGTTTTAGATGGATTAAATCCACGTTTTGCATAA
- a CDS encoding 2-oxo acid dehydrogenase subunit E2, with amino-acid sequence MDVEVCVPDIGVDHVEVIEVLVKIGDTIKKEDSLVSVEGHKSVLEIPSPVSGIVKKIFVKVGDILSVNKLILIVDENEIIASQKEVLENNFFSKSLHDSDNKYINYDKKSIFDGKKIQNNYYASPNIRRIARILNINLLSISGSGSKGRITKEDINRYIKLNKNTNTQKKIVSTSEKDNISMIKNIHEYKELTNIQKISGKNLLNNWKNIPHVTQFDEADITDLENFRNLYNSKQSTDKNYCKISLLSFLVKAAIATLLKYPRFNSILDTSKKGIILKKDINIGIAVETSEGLLVPVLKNLIHKNIMAISSDIQTIVNRAKKNTLSSLDMSNGSFTISSLGGIGGTGFTPIINSPESSILGVSRASIKPIWNKKKFSPRLILPFSLSYDHRIIDGADGVRFTTFFSQLLSDIRNLLI; translated from the coding sequence GTGGACGTTGAAGTTTGTGTTCCTGATATTGGAGTAGATCATGTTGAAGTAATTGAAGTTTTAGTTAAAATAGGTGATACAATTAAAAAAGAAGATAGCCTTGTTTCTGTTGAAGGTCATAAGTCTGTATTAGAAATTCCATCCCCGGTTTCTGGAATTGTGAAAAAAATTTTTGTTAAAGTTGGTGATATATTATCAGTTAATAAATTAATTTTAATTGTAGATGAAAACGAGATAATTGCTTCTCAAAAAGAAGTTTTAGAAAATAATTTTTTTTCAAAAAGTTTGCATGATTCAGATAATAAATACATTAATTATGATAAAAAAAGTATTTTTGATGGAAAAAAAATTCAGAATAATTATTATGCTTCTCCAAATATTCGTCGTATAGCTAGAATATTAAATATTAATTTATTGAGTATTTCAGGTAGTGGCTCTAAAGGGCGAATTACAAAAGAAGACATAAACCGTTATATTAAATTAAATAAAAATACTAATACTCAAAAAAAGATAGTATCTACTTCAGAAAAAGATAATATTTCTATGATTAAAAATATTCATGAATATAAGGAATTAACAAATATTCAAAAAATTTCTGGAAAGAATTTATTAAATAACTGGAAGAATATTCCTCATGTTACTCAGTTTGATGAAGCTGATATTACTGATTTAGAAAATTTTAGAAATTTATATAATTCTAAGCAATCTACAGATAAAAATTATTGTAAAATTTCACTTTTATCTTTTTTAGTAAAAGCTGCTATTGCAACATTATTAAAATATCCTAGATTTAATAGCATCTTAGATACTAGTAAAAAAGGAATTATTTTAAAAAAAGACATTAATATTGGTATAGCTGTAGAGACTTCTGAAGGTTTATTAGTTCCAGTTTTAAAAAATTTAATTCACAAGAATATTATGGCTATATCTAGTGATATTCAAACCATAGTTAATAGAGCTAAAAAAAATACTTTGAGTTCTTTGGACATGAGTAATGGTAGTTTTACTATCTCTAGTTTAGGTGGAATTGGAGGTACTGGTTTTACTCCAATAATTAATTCCCCTGAATCAAGTATTTTAGGTGTATCTAGGGCAAGTATCAAACCTATTTGGAATAAAAAAAAATTTTCTCCTCGTTTAATTCTTCCTTTTTCTTTATCATATGATCACCGTATTATTGATGGAGCAGATGGTGTGCGTTTTACAACATTTTTTAGTCAACTTTTATCAGATATTAGAAATTTATTGATATAA
- the lpdA gene encoding dihydrolipoyl dehydrogenase encodes MKKDININVVVIGGGPAGYSAAFRCSDLGLSTLIVEKYGVLGGTCLNVGCIPSKSLLHLASLIREIQDFSRYNINLGNTKKLDILKVMNWKENIVSNLVHGLKCMAKSRQVKILQGMAKFINKNLLEVTHNDSIYNIQFNYAIIATGSKSIKYPGISYEDNRILDSTKALNLSRIPKNFLIIGAGIIGLEMATIYSSFGSSVDIIDSSKIFFPSMDRDISNFFLDKTKQYFSIKLDTSLIKLNSTPTGVSVRIKNNNDSSVYDQIYENVLISIGRRANTDSLNLSAIGIEQDSLGFIKSDNQMRTNVSNIFAIGDVVGQPMLAHKGIHESHIAAEVISGKSHFFEPIVIPCVAYCDPEIAWTGMMEDQAKNSGISCRSVTVPWKFLGKAISSNCFDRGITKLIVDTNSNRIIGGVIVGKHAGEMLSQISLSIEMGCDIDDLALTIHAHPTLSESLHIAAQLFNGTTTDMINNK; translated from the coding sequence ATGAAAAAAGATATTAATATAAATGTAGTAGTCATTGGCGGGGGGCCCGCCGGATATTCTGCTGCGTTTCGATGTTCTGATTTAGGGTTATCGACTTTAATTGTAGAAAAGTATGGAGTTTTAGGTGGAACATGCTTAAATGTTGGCTGTATTCCATCTAAATCATTATTACATTTAGCTTCTTTGATAAGAGAAATACAAGATTTTTCTCGATATAATATTAATTTAGGTAACACAAAAAAATTAGATATTTTGAAAGTTATGAATTGGAAGGAAAATATTGTTTCTAATCTAGTTCATGGATTAAAGTGTATGGCCAAATCAAGACAAGTAAAAATATTACAGGGAATGGCTAAATTTATAAATAAAAATTTATTAGAGGTGACACACAATGATTCTATTTACAACATTCAGTTTAACTATGCTATTATTGCTACTGGGTCTAAGTCAATAAAATATCCTGGAATATCTTATGAAGATAATCGTATTCTAGATTCTACTAAAGCTTTAAATTTATCTAGGATTCCAAAAAATTTTTTAATTATTGGAGCTGGTATTATCGGTCTAGAGATGGCTACAATATATAGCTCTTTTGGATCATCTGTAGATATTATAGATAGTTCAAAAATATTTTTTCCATCAATGGATCGTGATATCAGTAATTTTTTTCTTGATAAAACAAAACAGTATTTTTCTATAAAATTAGATACTTCGTTGATAAAATTAAATTCTACACCTACAGGTGTTTCCGTTAGAATTAAAAATAATAATGATTCTTCTGTATATGATCAGATTTATGAGAATGTATTGATTTCTATAGGAAGAAGAGCAAATACTGATAGTTTGAATTTATCTGCTATTGGTATAGAACAAGATTCTTTAGGATTTATTAAATCTGATAATCAAATGCGAACTAATGTATCAAATATTTTTGCAATAGGTGATGTAGTTGGTCAGCCAATGTTAGCGCATAAGGGTATTCATGAATCTCATATAGCTGCTGAAGTTATTTCAGGTAAGTCGCATTTTTTTGAACCAATTGTAATTCCTTGTGTTGCTTATTGTGATCCTGAAATTGCTTGGACAGGAATGATGGAAGATCAAGCTAAAAACAGTGGTATAAGTTGCCGATCAGTAACTGTTCCGTGGAAATTTTTAGGTAAAGCAATTAGTTCGAACTGTTTCGATAGAGGAATCACTAAATTAATTGTTGATACTAATTCGAATCGAATTATTGGCGGTGTTATTGTTGGTAAGCATGCAGGAGAAATGTTATCTCAAATTAGTTTATCTATTGAAATGGGATGTGATATTGACGATTTAGCTTTGACAATTCATGCTCATCCAACATTATCTGAATCTCTTCATATAGCTGCTCAATTATTTAATGGAACTACTACAGACATGATAAACAACAAGTAG
- the erpA gene encoding iron-sulfur cluster insertion protein ErpA → MYPIKITINAINQIKKLVKKKKLKLRIYITGGGCSGFQYGFKLEEKRKKDDIYFVDKGVGVIVDPISLQYLTGGKVDYIENLDGSKFIVINPNAQTTCGCGLSFSIQ, encoded by the coding sequence ATGTATCCAATAAAGATAACAATTAATGCTATTAACCAAATTAAAAAACTGGTAAAAAAAAAAAAATTAAAATTACGTATATACATAACAGGAGGAGGTTGTAGTGGTTTTCAGTATGGGTTCAAGTTAGAAGAAAAAAGAAAAAAGGATGATATTTATTTTGTAGATAAAGGAGTAGGTGTAATTGTCGACCCTATTAGTCTTCAATACTTAACTGGAGGGAAAGTAGACTATATAGAAAATCTGGATGGATCAAAGTTTATAGTTATTAATCCAAATGCTCAAACGACATGCGGATGCGGGCTATCTTTTAGTATACAATAA
- the ftsZ gene encoding cell division protein FtsZ, with protein MFEPSELSNDAVIKVIGVGGGGSNAVEHMVREKIEGVEFFAINTDAQALRKVAVGQTIQIGNNITKGLGAGANPDVGKNSAEEDKEILKSALDGADMVFIAAGMGGGTGTGAAPVVAEVAKDLGILTVAVVTKPFSFEGKKRMNFAEQGLNELSKYVDSLITIPNDKLLKVLTRGISLLDAFGAANDVLKGAVQGIAELITRPGLMNVDFADVRTVMSEMGYAMMGTGSASGENRAEEASEIAISSPLLEDIDLSGARGVLVNITAGFDLRLDEFETVGNTIRAFSSDNATVVIGTSLDPQMDHALRVTVVATGIGMEKQSEISFMRNQSSKEILVNYRNQSLQRHRVISNTEKIKKNINNHQKTNKIKKYERNFLDIPAFLRKKAD; from the coding sequence ATGTTTGAACCTTCTGAATTAAGTAATGATGCAGTAATTAAAGTTATTGGTGTAGGTGGTGGAGGTAGTAATGCAGTAGAACATATGGTTCGTGAAAAAATAGAAGGAGTAGAATTTTTTGCTATTAATACAGATGCTCAAGCATTAAGAAAAGTGGCTGTAGGACAAACAATACAAATTGGAAATAACATTACAAAAGGATTAGGTGCTGGGGCTAATCCTGATGTAGGAAAAAATTCTGCTGAAGAAGATAAAGAAATATTAAAATCAGCATTGGATGGTGCTGATATGGTATTTATAGCTGCAGGTATGGGTGGGGGGACTGGTACTGGAGCAGCTCCAGTAGTGGCTGAAGTAGCGAAAGATCTAGGTATATTAACTGTAGCGGTAGTTACTAAACCGTTTAGTTTTGAAGGAAAAAAAAGAATGAACTTTGCTGAACAAGGTCTTAATGAACTATCTAAATATGTTGACTCATTAATAACTATTCCTAACGATAAATTATTAAAAGTATTAACTCGAGGGATATCTTTATTAGACGCTTTTGGGGCTGCAAATGATGTATTAAAGGGGGCAGTTCAAGGGATAGCTGAATTAATTACACGTCCGGGTTTAATGAATGTAGATTTTGCAGATGTAAGGACAGTTATGTCAGAAATGGGTTATGCTATGATGGGGACTGGATCAGCTTCAGGTGAAAATCGAGCAGAAGAAGCTTCTGAAATTGCTATATCTAGCCCATTACTAGAAGATATTGACCTTTCTGGAGCACGTGGGGTATTAGTAAATATTACAGCTGGATTTGATTTAAGATTAGATGAATTTGAAACTGTTGGAAATACTATTCGAGCATTTTCCTCTGATAACGCAACGGTTGTTATAGGGACATCGCTTGACCCTCAAATGGATCATGCGTTACGTGTAACTGTAGTAGCAACTGGTATTGGAATGGAAAAACAATCTGAAATCTCTTTTATGAGAAATCAGTCATCCAAGGAAATTTTAGTTAACTATAGAAATCAATCTTTGCAAAGACATAGAGTTATCAGTAATACTGAAAAAATTAAAAAAAATATCAATAATCATCAAAAAACAAATAAAATTAAAAAATACGAAAGAAATTTTTTAGACATTCCTGCTTTTTTAAGAAAAAAAGCAGATTAA